TACTCCGAGGCTGCCCCCGCAACTGTAGGCGGCGAGCGGTTGTCATCATGGTCACTGGCGCGACAGCGCTGGGAAGGCCGACAGCCCGCAGCGACCCGCGAGCCAGGAGACCTGCCGCGACAGAACGAACGTCCTCGGGCGGGGTGTCCGATGAGGCGCTTGCAACCGGGGACATTTGCCCGGTCCCGCAAGTCGTCCGCGCGGCCCCAGCCCCCAAACATCGTGGGGTTGCCGATGTCGCCGTCTTACGATTTCGATCAGCATGGTCATCTCGTTGAGCTGCCGAGTGTGCGGCCCCCAGCCCAGGCAAAGCCTATCGCGCCTGAGCTGTGTCTTGTGCCGACGCCATCGCCGGCTCCGCTGCCTTGGCCGCTCGCGCCATCGCCAAAGCCGTCCGACCTCACGCTCGATCGGTCGCGCAACGACCTGCTGACGTCGTTCGGCAAGCTGACGCTGACCGACCGTTATCTGCTCGCCGGCGAGGGCCTCCAGGATATGTTCGCGCGGGTGGCTTGCGCCTTCGCGGACGATGTTGCGCATGCCCAACGTCTCTATGATGCGATGTCTCGGCTGTGGTTCATGCCGGCCACACCAGTGCTCTCCAACGGAGGCACCACGCGCGGCCTACCGATCTCGTGCTTCCTTAACTCGGTGTCGGATTCGCTCGAAGGCATCGTCGGCACCTGGAACGAGAACGTCTGGCTTGCCTCGAACGGCGGCGGCATCGGCACCTACTGGGGCAATGTTCGCTCGATCGGCGAAAAGGTGAAGGGCGGCGTCACTTCAGGCATCATTCCGTTCATCCATGTTATGGATGGCCTGACGCTGGCGATCAGCCAGGGCTCGTTGCGGCGCGGCTCGGCGGCGGTCTATCTCGATATACACCATCCCGAGATCGAGGAGTTCCTCGAGATCCGCAAGGCATCCGGCGACTTCAACCGCAAGAGCCTCAACCTGCATCACGGCATCAACGTCACCGACGAGTTCATGCGTGCCGTGGGCGCCGGCACCGCGTTCGCTCTGCGCAGCCCGAAGACCAACGAGGTCGTCCGCGAGATCGACGCCCGGCAGCTGTGGCAACGCATCCTTGAGAACCGGCTGCAGACCGGCGAGCCCTATCTCTTGTTCATCGACACCGTGAACCGCGCGCTCCCCAAGCACCAGCGCGAGCTCGGCCTCAAGGTCTCGACCTCCAACCTTTGCAGCGAGATTACGTTGCCGACCGGCATCGATCATCGCGATGAGGAGCGCACCGCGGTGTGCTGTCTGTCGTCGCTCAACCTCGAGACCTGGGACCAGTGGAAGGAAAAGCCGGGCTTTGTCGAGGACGTCTTGCGTTTCCTCGACAACGTGCTCACCCACTTCATCACGGTGGCGCCGGACCGCATGGAGCGTGCCCGCTACGCCGCCCTGCGCGAGCGCTCCGTCGGCCTCGGCGTGATGGGCTTCCACTCGTTTCTCCAGGCCAGGGGCATTCCGATGGAGAGCGTCCTGGCCAAGTCGTTCAATCTCAGCATGTTCCGAAAAATCCGTCGCGATGCCGACGCGGCATCCGTGGCGCTCGCTCGCGAGCGAGGCCCTTGCCCGGATGCGCTGGAATGCGGCGTGATGGCGCGCTTCAGCCACAAGATCGCGATCGCGCCGACCGCCTCGATCAGCATCATCTGCGGCGGCACCAGCGCCTGCACCGAGCCGATCCCGGCCAACATCTACACCCACAAGACGTTGTCCGGTGCCATCTCGGTGCGTAATCCGCATCTCGCCAAGGTGTTGTCCGCCAAAGGCGCCGACACTTTGGCGACCTGGCAGTCGATCATTGCGCACGAGGGGTCGGTCGCCCATCTCGACATCCTGTCGGAGCACGAAAAAGCGATCTTTCGCACCGCCTTCGAGATCGACCAGCGCTGGATCGTCGAGCTTGCCGCCGACCGCGCCGCGTTCATCTGCCAGAGCCAGTCGATCAACCTCTATCTGCCGGCCGACGTGGATAAGTGGGACCTCCACATGTTGCACTGGACGGCATGGAAGCGCGGGGTGAAGAGCCTCTACTACTGCCGATCAAAATCGATCTCGCGCGCGGCGTTCGCCGGCAAGATCGCCGACCGCGATAAGGCCGCGCCGCTGCAGCCGCCGCAGCGCACGGACTATGAGGAGTGCCTCGCATGTCAGTGATCGATCTCTCGTCCGTCGATCCTCGCACACTGATCGGCAAAGGGCGCGTCGGCCTCCTCGACTCGACCGGCAGCTATGACGTCGATCGCTACGCCTGGGCTTACGAGTTCTGGAAGCGCCAGCAGCAGACCCACTGGATGGGCGAGGAAGTGCCGCTCGGGGCCGACCTGAAGGATTGGGCGTCGGACCGCGTCACCGCCAACGAGCGCGCGCTGCTCACCCAGATCTTCCGTTTCTTCACCCAATCGGACATTGAGGTCGGTGACAACTATCTCAAGCGCTACATTCCGATCTTTCAGCCGCTCACCGTTCAGATGATGATGGCGGCCTTTACCAACATGGAGACGGTCCACATCGACGCATATGCTCTACTGCTCAAGACACTCGGCATGCCCAATACCGAGTTCGAGGCGTTCCGCGGCTATGCGGAGATGCGCGCCAAGGCGGACTACATGCACGAGTTCGGCGTTGACACCGTGGCCGATGTTGCTCGCACCCTGGCGATGTTCGGAGCCTTCACCGAAGGCATGGCGTTGTTCGCGAGCTTCGCCATGCTGCTCAACTTCCCGCGCCATAATAAGATGAACGGCATGGGACAAATAATAAGCTGGTCAGTGCGCGACGAGAGTCTCCACTGCGAGGGGATCATTAAGCTATT
This region of Bradyrhizobium sp. CCGUVB1N3 genomic DNA includes:
- a CDS encoding ribonucleoside-diphosphate reductase subunit alpha; amino-acid sequence: MSPSYDFDQHGHLVELPSVRPPAQAKPIAPELCLVPTPSPAPLPWPLAPSPKPSDLTLDRSRNDLLTSFGKLTLTDRYLLAGEGLQDMFARVACAFADDVAHAQRLYDAMSRLWFMPATPVLSNGGTTRGLPISCFLNSVSDSLEGIVGTWNENVWLASNGGGIGTYWGNVRSIGEKVKGGVTSGIIPFIHVMDGLTLAISQGSLRRGSAAVYLDIHHPEIEEFLEIRKASGDFNRKSLNLHHGINVTDEFMRAVGAGTAFALRSPKTNEVVREIDARQLWQRILENRLQTGEPYLLFIDTVNRALPKHQRELGLKVSTSNLCSEITLPTGIDHRDEERTAVCCLSSLNLETWDQWKEKPGFVEDVLRFLDNVLTHFITVAPDRMERARYAALRERSVGLGVMGFHSFLQARGIPMESVLAKSFNLSMFRKIRRDADAASVALARERGPCPDALECGVMARFSHKIAIAPTASISIICGGTSACTEPIPANIYTHKTLSGAISVRNPHLAKVLSAKGADTLATWQSIIAHEGSVAHLDILSEHEKAIFRTAFEIDQRWIVELAADRAAFICQSQSINLYLPADVDKWDLHMLHWTAWKRGVKSLYYCRSKSISRAAFAGKIADRDKAAPLQPPQRTDYEECLACQ
- a CDS encoding ribonucleotide-diphosphate reductase subunit beta; translated protein: MSVIDLSSVDPRTLIGKGRVGLLDSTGSYDVDRYAWAYEFWKRQQQTHWMGEEVPLGADLKDWASDRVTANERALLTQIFRFFTQSDIEVGDNYLKRYIPIFQPLTVQMMMAAFTNMETVHIDAYALLLKTLGMPNTEFEAFRGYAEMRAKADYMHEFGVDTVADVARTLAMFGAFTEGMALFASFAMLLNFPRHNKMNGMGQIISWSVRDESLHCEGIIKLFHEWHCETGAVTRTVRDDVVDVAKTMVKLEESFVDLAFGLGKIEGMCPEQIHAYVRYVADWRLTQLRIAPVFGFFEAKESSFIQVKAHPLPWLVESLNGIEHANFFEQRATEYSKAASRGSWDGEDGVWEAFGRI